A genomic stretch from Bradyrhizobium sp. 195 includes:
- a CDS encoding MBL fold metallo-hydrolase, which translates to MALEIKILDYGDIELESSFLVLGRDCGRTRRVLTLGFLILGGKYPVVVDTGYRSNQIMETLGMRGLQYHENMIENQLARYGVRMGDVRFVCHTHLHIDHAGKDDLFPMNTTVVLNRKELEYSVSGLMHPQYPAPDIKHLIDRLHTKSALRFLDLEITGPIELMPGVYCDAANAHTEGSMNIIVETADGIATICGDVIYDFNDQIVTPFNEIHDWEPRTTGNHGTSKRAEKASIKKLLSNSRYLLPVHDHPAKIEGGNVVGRLHDQVPGPIVQSLPARNWFPA; encoded by the coding sequence TATGGCGATATCGAGCTGGAATCGAGCTTTCTGGTGCTCGGCCGCGATTGCGGCCGCACCCGCCGTGTCCTCACCCTCGGCTTCCTGATCCTCGGGGGGAAATATCCTGTTGTGGTCGACACCGGCTATCGCTCCAACCAGATCATGGAGACGCTGGGCATGCGCGGGCTGCAGTATCACGAGAACATGATCGAGAACCAGCTCGCGCGTTACGGCGTGCGCATGGGCGACGTCCGCTTCGTCTGCCACACCCATCTGCACATCGACCATGCCGGCAAGGACGATCTGTTTCCGATGAACACGACCGTCGTGCTCAACCGCAAGGAGCTCGAATATTCCGTCTCCGGCCTGATGCATCCGCAATATCCGGCGCCCGACATCAAGCACCTGATCGACCGCCTGCACACCAAGAGCGCGCTGCGTTTCCTTGACCTCGAGATCACCGGTCCGATCGAGCTGATGCCCGGCGTCTATTGCGACGCCGCCAATGCGCATACGGAGGGCTCCATGAACATCATCGTCGAGACAGCCGACGGGATTGCGACCATCTGCGGCGACGTGATCTACGACTTCAACGATCAGATCGTGACGCCGTTCAACGAGATCCATGACTGGGAGCCACGCACGACGGGCAATCACGGCACCAGCAAGCGCGCGGAGAAGGCCTCGATCAAGAAGCTCCTGAGCAATTCGCGCTATTTGCTGCCCGTGCACGACCATCCCGCCAAGATCGAAGGCGGCAACGTCGTCGGGCGCCTGCACGATCAGGTCCCCGGCCCGATCGTGCAATCGCTGCCGGCACGCAACTGGTTTCCAGCGTAA
- a CDS encoding isochorismatase family protein yields MTHVTLRSEFETLIDPYAPVAQVGTGFDFTEGPIWHPVDHYLLFSDMPADVRRRWDARRGVVEVKRPSNKCNGMTYDAELNLIVCEHATSQLVRERPDGRREVLASHFGGQELNSPNDVCVHSSGAIYFSDPWYGRMPVYGVERPRQLGFQGVYRVVPGGEPKLVVERNLFDQPNGLCFSPDEKLLYVNDTVQALIRVFDVDGDGSLSNARVFASGIRSELEPGLPDGMKCDQHGNVWVTAPGGVWVYSPRGEVLGKVRVPEMVANLAWGGPDFRMLYLTSTHSVYAIPTKVGPRHEPYMSGRRSGGGATASGATASAAPAAPILADGEMRLDPQRCAMIIQDLQNDVIMDGGAFADSGAPGHAKQQHVVENVRRLAETARARGVAVIHVWFVVEPGAPGVTLNAPLFEGVVDSKAMVRGSWGAAPVSGLEPRPGDFVVEKMRMSAWEGTRLETILKATGRDMIINTGAWTNMSVEHTARTGADKGYFMIVPEDCCSTMNADWHAASINFAMQNVAIVTRADAVIRALG; encoded by the coding sequence ATGACCCACGTCACCTTGCGAAGCGAGTTCGAGACCCTGATCGACCCCTATGCGCCGGTCGCGCAGGTCGGCACCGGCTTCGACTTCACGGAGGGGCCGATCTGGCATCCGGTCGATCACTATCTGCTGTTCTCCGACATGCCGGCCGACGTGCGCCGGCGCTGGGATGCGCGACGCGGTGTGGTCGAGGTCAAGCGCCCCTCCAACAAATGCAACGGCATGACCTATGATGCCGAGCTCAATCTCATTGTCTGCGAGCACGCGACGTCGCAGCTAGTCCGCGAGCGGCCGGATGGGCGACGCGAGGTGCTGGCTTCGCATTTTGGGGGACAGGAGCTGAACAGCCCGAACGACGTCTGCGTGCACTCCTCCGGCGCGATCTATTTCTCGGACCCCTGGTACGGCCGCATGCCGGTCTACGGCGTCGAGCGACCGCGCCAGCTCGGATTCCAGGGCGTCTATCGCGTCGTCCCCGGCGGCGAACCGAAGCTCGTGGTCGAGCGCAATCTGTTCGACCAGCCCAACGGCTTGTGCTTTTCGCCGGACGAGAAGCTGCTCTATGTCAACGACACCGTGCAAGCGCTGATCCGCGTCTTCGACGTCGATGGCGACGGTTCGCTGTCGAATGCGCGGGTGTTCGCAAGCGGCATTCGCTCCGAGCTGGAGCCCGGCTTGCCCGACGGCATGAAGTGCGATCAGCACGGCAATGTCTGGGTCACCGCGCCCGGCGGCGTCTGGGTCTATTCGCCGCGCGGCGAGGTGCTCGGCAAAGTCCGCGTCCCCGAGATGGTCGCCAACCTCGCCTGGGGCGGGCCGGATTTCCGCATGCTTTACCTGACCTCGACCCATTCGGTGTACGCGATCCCGACCAAGGTCGGCCCGCGGCACGAGCCCTATATGAGCGGCCGGCGAAGCGGCGGCGGCGCGACTGCAAGCGGCGCGACTGCAAGCGCCGCGCCGGCGGCGCCCATCCTCGCCGATGGCGAGATGCGGCTCGATCCGCAGCGCTGCGCCATGATCATCCAGGACCTGCAGAACGACGTCATCATGGACGGCGGCGCCTTCGCCGATTCAGGCGCGCCCGGCCACGCGAAGCAACAGCATGTCGTCGAGAATGTCCGGCGTCTGGCGGAGACCGCGCGCGCCCGCGGCGTCGCCGTCATCCATGTCTGGTTCGTCGTCGAGCCCGGCGCGCCCGGCGTCACGCTGAATGCGCCGTTATTCGAAGGCGTCGTCGACAGCAAGGCGATGGTGCGCGGCAGCTGGGGCGCGGCGCCCGTGTCCGGCCTCGAGCCACGGCCCGGCGATTTCGTCGTCGAGAAGATGCGCATGAGCGCCTGGGAAGGCACGCGGCTCGAGACCATCCTGAAGGCGACCGGACGCGACATGATCATCAATACCGGCGCCTGGACCAACATGTCGGTCGAGCACACCGCCCGAACCGGCGCCGACAAGGGCTACTTCATGATCGTTCCGGAGGATTGCTGCTCGACCATGAATGCCGACTGGCACGCCGCCTCGATCAATTTCGCCATGCAGAACGTCGCGATCGTCACCCGGGCCGATGCCGTCATCCGGGCGTTGGGATGA
- a CDS encoding FMN-dependent NADH-azoreductase, which yields MAKLLHLSCSPRADSESSAGARVFLDGFRQARPDWDVDVMDIWRERMPEFSGPIVEAKYARMSGQAFNDAQRDGFAEAERMALRLSLADRVLISTPMWNFGIPYKLKQWFDIIVQPGLTFRFDPSQGYLPLLKDRPTLVILASGSDFATGMNRGRIDMATPYLRDILRFIGIDNVRFVPIGPTTGPQQPIEAARDRAHRRLAAMATTF from the coding sequence GTGGCCAAGCTCCTGCACCTGTCCTGCTCGCCTCGCGCCGACTCCGAGTCCAGTGCGGGCGCGCGCGTCTTTCTCGACGGCTTTCGTCAGGCCCGGCCGGACTGGGACGTCGATGTCATGGACATCTGGCGGGAACGGATGCCGGAATTCTCGGGTCCCATCGTCGAGGCCAAATATGCACGGATGAGTGGGCAAGCCTTCAACGATGCGCAACGCGACGGCTTTGCCGAGGCCGAGCGCATGGCGCTGCGCCTGTCGCTTGCCGATCGCGTGCTGATCTCCACGCCGATGTGGAACTTCGGCATTCCCTACAAGCTCAAGCAATGGTTCGACATCATCGTCCAGCCCGGGCTGACTTTTCGGTTCGATCCGTCGCAGGGCTATCTTCCACTGCTCAAGGACCGGCCGACGCTGGTGATCCTCGCCAGCGGCAGCGACTTTGCCACCGGCATGAACCGCGGCCGCATCGACATGGCAACGCCTTACCTGCGGGACATCCTGCGCTTCATCGGTATCGACAATGTCCGTTTCGTGCCGATCGGACCAACCACCGGACCGCAGCAGCCGATCGAGGCCGCACGGGACAGGGCGCATCGGCGTCTGGCTGCAATGGCCACGACCTTCTGA
- a CDS encoding 2-keto-4-pentenoate hydratase, with protein MDPSTQRELARLLAGLRREGRQQSGLDQRLVPPDKATAYRIARMVEEELGWIVAGWKIAAMKAALQRELRTDSPIYGRVFAPFIMESPGSVEHATQCSPIPEVEYQAVIGIDLPPRAEPYTVQDVTAAVESLHPGIELAECRFVHDAAFPPLPAILADGAGSGTVVYGPAIADWQKRDIAGQEVSLICNGTLRRKGRAADLLDHPVMPLTWLANELSRTGIGMKAGQMVSTGTLTGMLRPKAGETFIGDFGPFGSVSAKYS; from the coding sequence ATGGATCCGTCGACCCAACGTGAACTTGCCCGTCTGCTCGCTGGCCTGCGCCGCGAAGGACGCCAGCAGAGCGGTCTCGATCAGCGTCTCGTGCCGCCCGACAAGGCGACTGCCTACCGCATCGCGCGCATGGTGGAGGAGGAGCTCGGCTGGATCGTCGCGGGATGGAAAATCGCCGCGATGAAGGCAGCGTTGCAACGGGAGTTGCGTACGGACTCGCCGATCTATGGTCGCGTCTTCGCACCGTTCATCATGGAGTCGCCCGGGAGCGTCGAGCACGCCACGCAATGCAGTCCGATTCCAGAAGTGGAGTATCAAGCGGTCATCGGTATCGATTTGCCGCCGCGCGCCGAGCCCTATACGGTGCAGGATGTGACCGCGGCTGTGGAGTCCCTGCATCCTGGAATCGAACTGGCAGAGTGCCGCTTTGTGCATGATGCGGCATTCCCGCCATTGCCGGCGATTCTCGCCGACGGTGCCGGTTCCGGGACGGTCGTCTATGGCCCTGCCATTGCGGACTGGCAAAAGCGTGACATTGCCGGACAGGAGGTCAGCCTCATTTGCAATGGCACTCTGCGCCGCAAAGGCAGGGCTGCCGATTTGCTGGATCATCCGGTCATGCCGCTGACGTGGCTTGCCAACGAACTTTCGCGCACGGGCATCGGCATGAAGGCAGGACAGATGGTCAGCACGGGCACGCTGACGGGCATGTTGCGGCCGAAGGCAGGTGAGACCTTCATTGGCGATTTCGGACCGTTCGGCAGCGTTAGCGCCAAATATTCGTGA
- a CDS encoding LysR substrate-binding domain-containing protein, which translates to MVSRRLPPLHAVRAFEAAARHLSITRAADELNVTVGAVSRHVRALEVRMGTALFLRGSRGLVLTSAGKAFADSTREALDRIAAAAEGLHLRQFRRLSVGVYGFFLSRFLLPMWPRLKAAHPELEIDLHTSANPVDLLASRYDAVIAVSDGEPRAGLVTRPLLPIATVPVCSPALLKDGALDFASVPLLHNRPRPDDWRRWLDHAQLTKVPVRGGSSFENLGLAIEAAAAGLGAAIAIESLLAPDLAHLNLVRAHPIVRPTRRHFVLEYEQRMADDPAVAAFSAWLSDACKQQGGDKAAAGTSTRKRTVGTER; encoded by the coding sequence ATGGTTTCACGACGACTTCCTCCGCTGCATGCCGTACGAGCATTCGAAGCGGCCGCGCGACATTTGTCGATCACGCGCGCCGCCGACGAGCTGAACGTCACGGTTGGAGCCGTCAGCAGGCACGTCCGCGCCCTCGAGGTGCGCATGGGCACGGCACTGTTCCTGCGGGGATCGCGGGGCCTGGTGCTGACCTCCGCCGGCAAGGCCTTCGCCGATTCCACGCGTGAAGCGCTGGACCGCATTGCGGCCGCGGCCGAAGGCCTGCACCTGCGGCAGTTCAGACGGCTATCGGTCGGCGTCTACGGATTCTTCCTGTCGCGATTTCTGCTGCCGATGTGGCCGCGCCTCAAGGCGGCGCATCCCGAACTGGAGATCGATCTGCACACCAGTGCCAACCCTGTGGATCTTCTTGCCAGCCGCTACGATGCCGTCATAGCTGTCTCGGACGGAGAACCCAGAGCCGGCCTCGTCACCCGGCCGCTGCTGCCGATCGCGACCGTGCCGGTCTGCTCGCCAGCCCTGCTGAAGGATGGCGCACTGGATTTCGCTTCCGTTCCACTTCTGCACAACAGGCCGCGACCGGACGACTGGCGCCGCTGGCTCGACCACGCGCAGCTCACCAAGGTGCCCGTTCGCGGCGGGAGCAGCTTTGAAAACCTCGGTCTCGCCATCGAAGCTGCGGCCGCCGGGCTTGGCGCTGCTATCGCCATCGAGAGCCTGCTCGCTCCGGATCTTGCTCACCTCAATCTTGTCAGAGCGCATCCCATCGTTCGGCCGACGCGGCGTCACTTCGTGCTCGAATACGAGCAGCGTATGGCGGACGACCCAGCCGTCGCCGCGTTTTCCGCCTGGCTGTCTGATGCCTGCAAACAGCAGGGTGGCGACAAGGCGGCAGCCGGGACATCCACCCGAAAGCGTACGGTTGGGACTGAGCGTTGA
- a CDS encoding TetR/AcrR family transcriptional regulator — protein sequence MDRPLRTGRESDEARARILGAAEERFRRVGHHRTSVADIAAELGMSPANIYRFFPSRNAINESICGRLINEVADSALAIARSDAPATQKLEQLLTSVHHHTTMMLVEEKPMHDLIVAAMQERWPIIQAHIERMLMILEAIIREGADAGEFDVEDAAEAARAVRSAFVAFFHPILIEHCAVHGEDTEAGMRAQIFFILKALGKSG from the coding sequence ATGGATCGTCCGCTCCGCACGGGAAGAGAGTCCGACGAGGCCCGCGCCCGGATCCTGGGCGCGGCGGAAGAGCGTTTTCGCCGCGTCGGTCACCACAGGACGTCGGTGGCCGACATCGCCGCCGAACTCGGCATGAGCCCGGCGAATATCTACCGCTTCTTTCCTTCAAGGAATGCAATCAACGAGTCCATCTGCGGGCGCCTCATCAACGAGGTCGCCGACAGCGCCCTTGCGATCGCGCGCTCGGACGCGCCGGCGACGCAGAAACTCGAGCAATTGCTGACCAGTGTTCACCACCACACCACGATGATGCTGGTCGAGGAAAAGCCCATGCACGATCTGATCGTCGCCGCCATGCAGGAGAGATGGCCGATCATTCAGGCGCACATCGAGCGCATGCTGATGATCTTGGAGGCGATCATACGCGAGGGCGCCGACGCGGGCGAGTTCGATGTCGAAGACGCCGCGGAAGCCGCCCGAGCGGTCAGATCCGCGTTCGTGGCCTTCTTCCATCCGATTTTGATCGAGCACTGCGCGGTACACGGCGAAGACACCGAGGCAGGCATGCGCGCCCAGATTTTCTTTATCCTGAAAGCTTTGGGCAAGTCCGGCTAA
- a CDS encoding efflux RND transporter permease subunit codes for MSFNLSALAVRERAVTLFFILLLAAAGAYAFLMLGRAEDPSFTIKTLTVTTVWPGATAREMQDQVAEPLEKRIQELTWYDRVETTTRPGYAYMTVTLKDSTPPASVQEEFYQARKKLGDEARKLPSGVLGPFVNDEYSDVSFALYALKAKGMPMRELARQAETIRQDLLHVSGVKKINILGERPEQIFVEFSYAKLATLGVSATDIVAALQRQNTMTPAGSIDTKGPQVFIRVDGAYDSVQAIADTPIVAAGRTLKLSDIAEVRRGYEDPPTYIIRHQGEPTIMLAAVMQEGWNGLALGKALEERSAAIARTLPLGMSLAKVSDQAVNITSAVDEFMMKFAMALGVVLLVSLLSLGWRVGIVVAAAVPLTLAVVFLIMLETGRFFDRITLGALILALGLLVDDAIIAIEVMVVKMEEGMDRISAAAYAWSHTAAPMLSGTLVTIAGFLPVGFARSTAGEYAGNIFWVVGFALIVSWIVAVIFTPYLGVKMLPAIKPVEGGHHAIYGTPNYQRLRGLITFAVRHKFVTCSVVAVAFALSVVGMGGVKQQFFPTSDRPEVLVEVRLPEGTSIETTTATVEKLEGWLHDQSEAKIITSYVGQGAPRFFFAMAPELPDPAFAKIVVLTPDAEAREVLKHRLRQAVSQGLAAEANVRVTQLVFGPYTPFPVEFRVMGPDPAQLYAISQKALEIMRGVPDARQANRDWGDRTPVLRFVPDQDRLNLIGLSPAEVARQLQFLLTGIPVTQVREDIRNVPIVARSAGRERLDPARLADFSLMSRDGRAIPLDQVGHSEIRLEEPIMKRRDRTPVVTIRSDINEATQPPEVSKDINTALQPLIASLPAGYRIELGGSIEEATKANDALATIFPAMIAAMLIVVMLQVRSFSTMAMVVLTGPLGLVGVVPALLLFNQPFGFNAILGLIGLAGILMRNTLILTEQIKENLAAGLDDYHAVIEATVQRTRPVILTALAAVLAFIPLTHSVFWGSMAYTLIGGTAVGTVLILLFLPALYATWFRIKPTADDRHEASHEKPDVRPALAAE; via the coding sequence ATGAGCTTCAATCTCTCCGCCCTCGCCGTCCGCGAACGGGCCGTCACCCTGTTCTTCATCCTCCTGCTGGCAGCCGCCGGCGCCTACGCCTTCCTCATGCTCGGGCGGGCCGAGGATCCGTCCTTCACCATCAAGACCCTGACGGTCACGACGGTCTGGCCGGGCGCGACCGCGCGCGAGATGCAGGACCAGGTCGCCGAACCCCTGGAGAAGCGGATTCAGGAGCTGACCTGGTACGACCGGGTGGAGACGACGACGCGGCCGGGCTACGCCTACATGACGGTGACGCTGAAGGACAGCACGCCGCCCGCGAGCGTGCAGGAGGAGTTCTACCAGGCCCGCAAGAAGCTGGGCGATGAAGCGCGCAAGCTGCCCTCCGGCGTGCTCGGCCCCTTCGTCAACGACGAATATTCCGACGTGAGCTTCGCCCTTTATGCCCTCAAGGCCAAGGGCATGCCGATGCGCGAGCTCGCCAGGCAAGCCGAGACCATCCGTCAGGACCTCCTGCACGTGTCCGGCGTCAAGAAGATCAACATCCTCGGCGAGCGTCCCGAGCAGATCTTCGTCGAGTTTTCCTATGCCAAGCTGGCAACCCTCGGTGTGTCGGCAACGGATATCGTTGCCGCCTTGCAGCGGCAGAACACGATGACACCGGCCGGCTCGATCGACACCAAGGGACCGCAGGTCTTCATCCGGGTCGACGGCGCCTATGACAGCGTCCAGGCGATCGCCGATACGCCCATCGTCGCCGCCGGGCGGACGCTGAAGCTGTCCGACATTGCCGAGGTCCGCCGCGGCTACGAGGATCCTCCCACCTACATCATCAGGCACCAGGGTGAGCCCACCATCATGCTCGCAGCGGTGATGCAGGAGGGCTGGAATGGTCTGGCGCTCGGCAAGGCGCTGGAGGAGAGGTCCGCAGCCATCGCCCGGACGCTGCCGCTCGGGATGTCCCTGGCCAAGGTCAGCGACCAGGCCGTCAACATCACCTCGGCGGTCGACGAGTTCATGATGAAGTTCGCAATGGCGCTCGGCGTGGTGCTGCTGGTGAGCCTGCTCAGCCTCGGCTGGCGCGTCGGCATCGTGGTCGCGGCGGCCGTGCCCCTGACGCTCGCCGTCGTGTTCCTGATCATGCTGGAGACCGGCCGGTTCTTCGACCGCATCACGCTCGGCGCCCTGATCCTGGCGCTCGGTCTCCTCGTCGACGACGCCATCATCGCGATCGAGGTGATGGTGGTGAAGATGGAAGAGGGCATGGACCGCATCTCGGCGGCCGCCTATGCATGGAGCCACACCGCGGCGCCGATGCTGTCGGGAACGCTGGTGACGATCGCAGGCTTCTTGCCGGTGGGCTTCGCCCGCTCCACCGCCGGCGAATATGCCGGCAACATCTTCTGGGTCGTGGGCTTTGCCCTCATCGTCTCCTGGATCGTCGCGGTGATCTTCACGCCCTATCTCGGCGTCAAGATGCTGCCCGCGATCAAGCCGGTCGAAGGCGGTCACCACGCCATTTACGGCACGCCCAATTATCAGCGCCTGCGCGGGCTCATCACCTTCGCGGTCCGCCACAAGTTCGTGACCTGCAGCGTCGTCGCCGTCGCCTTCGCGCTGTCCGTCGTCGGCATGGGCGGCGTCAAGCAGCAGTTCTTCCCAACCTCCGACCGCCCCGAAGTGCTGGTGGAGGTTCGTCTGCCGGAAGGCACCAGCATCGAGACGACGACCGCCACCGTCGAGAAGCTCGAGGGCTGGCTGCACGATCAATCCGAGGCCAAGATCATCACGAGCTATGTCGGTCAGGGTGCGCCGCGCTTCTTCTTCGCGATGGCGCCCGAGCTGCCCGATCCGGCCTTCGCCAAGATCGTGGTCCTGACGCCTGACGCGGAAGCGCGCGAGGTTTTGAAGCACCGGCTCCGACAGGCCGTGTCACAGGGCCTTGCGGCCGAGGCCAATGTGCGCGTCACCCAGCTCGTGTTCGGACCCTATACGCCGTTCCCGGTGGAGTTCCGGGTCATGGGACCCGATCCCGCGCAATTGTATGCGATCTCGCAAAAGGCCCTCGAGATCATGCGCGGCGTTCCGGACGCGCGGCAGGCCAATCGGGATTGGGGCGATCGCACGCCCGTGCTTCGCTTCGTCCCGGATCAGGACCGGTTGAACCTGATCGGCCTGTCGCCGGCCGAGGTGGCCCGCCAGCTCCAGTTCCTCCTCACCGGCATCCCCGTGACGCAGGTTCGCGAGGACATCCGCAATGTCCCGATCGTGGCCCGCAGCGCCGGCCGCGAGCGGCTCGATCCGGCCCGTCTGGCGGATTTCTCGTTGATGAGCCGCGACGGCCGCGCGATTCCGCTCGACCAGGTCGGCCATTCGGAGATCCGGCTCGAAGAGCCGATCATGAAGCGGCGCGATCGCACGCCCGTCGTCACGATACGCTCCGATATCAATGAGGCGACCCAACCTCCGGAAGTCTCCAAGGATATCAACACCGCCCTGCAGCCGCTGATCGCATCCCTTCCGGCCGGCTATCGTATCGAGCTGGGTGGATCGATCGAAGAGGCAACCAAGGCCAACGATGCGTTGGCGACGATCTTCCCGGCCATGATTGCCGCGATGCTGATCGTCGTCATGCTGCAGGTGCGCTCGTTCTCGACGATGGCGATGGTCGTCCTGACCGGACCGCTCGGCCTCGTCGGCGTCGTGCCCGCATTGCTGCTCTTCAACCAGCCGTTCGGGTTCAACGCCATCCTGGGCCTGATTGGACTTGCGGGCATCCTGATGCGCAACACGCTGATCTTGACCGAGCAGATCAAGGAGAACCTTGCCGCCGGACTTGACGACTATCACGCCGTCATCGAAGCCACGGTGCAACGCACGCGGCCCGTGATCCTGACCGCGCTCGCCGCCGTGCTGGCCTTCATCCCGCTCACGCATTCGGTGTTCTGGGGGTCGATGGCCTACACCCTGATCGGCGGCACCGCGGTCGGAACGGTGCTGATCCTGCTGTTCCTTCCCGCGCTCTATGCCACCTGGTTCCGGATCAAGCCGACCGCAGATGATAGGCACGAGGCCTCGCACGAGAAGCCGGACGTGCGACCGGCATTGGCCGCCGAATAA
- a CDS encoding efflux RND transporter periplasmic adaptor subunit yields MKMRGFAVLAGILVPAGVATFVALAIPSHEASAVSDPRQEPPMVRLVAASRVSGSERGFTGTIGARVESNLGFRVAGKIVERLVNVGEQVKSGQPLMRIDETDLRLAVAAKRNAVAAARAVVVQTDADERRYANLVNEGWTSKQRYEQAKAASDTAKAQLAAAEADAGVAENQATYSVLVADADGTVTQTLGEPGQVVAAGQAVVRLAQSGPREAVVALPETMRPAIGSLAEASLYGSDGRRFTAHLRQLSDSADPQTRTYEARYVLDGEAAAAPLGATVTIRLASQDQQPEVQVPLGAVLDDGRTTGVWVFDSATSTVRLQPVKLLRVTSETAVISGSKSGDQIVSLGAHLLHDGARVKTASETGSK; encoded by the coding sequence ATGAAGATGCGGGGTTTTGCGGTTTTGGCCGGTATTCTGGTCCCAGCGGGGGTGGCGACCTTTGTTGCTCTTGCGATTCCCTCCCATGAAGCCTCGGCCGTCAGCGACCCCAGGCAGGAGCCCCCGATGGTCCGTCTGGTCGCGGCCTCGCGGGTCAGCGGATCCGAGCGCGGTTTCACCGGGACCATCGGCGCGCGGGTGGAAAGCAATCTCGGTTTCCGCGTCGCCGGCAAGATCGTCGAACGACTGGTGAACGTCGGTGAGCAGGTCAAGTCCGGCCAGCCGCTGATGCGGATCGACGAAACCGACCTGCGCCTCGCCGTCGCAGCGAAGCGCAACGCGGTTGCCGCGGCGCGGGCCGTTGTCGTTCAGACCGACGCCGACGAGCGGCGCTACGCCAATCTGGTGAACGAGGGATGGACGTCCAAGCAGCGCTACGAGCAGGCCAAGGCCGCATCGGACACCGCCAAGGCGCAGCTCGCCGCGGCGGAAGCCGACGCAGGGGTCGCCGAGAACCAGGCGACCTATTCCGTCCTGGTGGCGGACGCGGACGGAACGGTCACCCAAACGCTGGGTGAGCCCGGCCAGGTCGTCGCCGCGGGACAAGCGGTGGTGCGGCTGGCGCAGTCCGGTCCTCGCGAAGCCGTGGTGGCGCTCCCCGAAACGATGCGGCCGGCGATCGGTTCGCTCGCCGAGGCGAGCCTGTATGGCAGCGATGGGCGCCGCTTTACCGCGCATCTGCGCCAATTGTCGGATTCCGCCGATCCCCAGACCCGCACCTATGAAGCCCGCTACGTGCTCGATGGCGAGGCCGCGGCGGCACCGCTCGGCGCGACGGTCACCATTCGGCTTGCCAGCCAGGATCAGCAGCCGGAAGTCCAGGTGCCGCTCGGAGCCGTGCTCGATGACGGCAGGACGACCGGCGTGTGGGTGTTCGACAGCGCGACCTCGACCGTACGCTTGCAGCCTGTCAAGCTTCTGCGCGTGACCAGCGAGACGGCCGTCATCTCCGGATCGAAGTCCGGTGACCAGATCGTTTCGCTCGGCGCTCATCTTCTGCACGATGGCGCGCGCGTCAAGACCGCCTCGGAAACCGGGAGCAAGTGA
- a CDS encoding TetR/AcrR family transcriptional regulator, whose protein sequence is MRVSRAQAAENRKTVIDVASRLFRERGFDGIGLKDLMEGAGLTQGAFYKQFASKVDLAVEASRRALESASGRWSDAATQNPDDPLGAVIGFYFSGDHRGEKMDGCPIVALGSDAARQGPEVKAEFEAGIKAHLDVLGGLIAGTGDEASRGKAMAILATMVGAVTLSRAINDPDLAQAVLDAAAEQVRDTAAA, encoded by the coding sequence ATGCGTGTCAGTCGCGCTCAGGCCGCGGAAAACCGCAAAACCGTGATCGATGTGGCCAGTCGCCTCTTCAGGGAGCGCGGCTTCGACGGCATCGGGCTCAAGGATCTGATGGAGGGGGCCGGGTTAACCCAGGGCGCCTTCTACAAGCAATTCGCGTCCAAAGTGGATTTGGCTGTCGAGGCGTCCCGGCGCGCATTGGAGAGCGCGTCCGGCCGATGGTCGGATGCGGCCACTCAGAATCCCGATGATCCGCTTGGCGCGGTGATCGGGTTTTACTTCAGCGGCGACCATCGCGGAGAAAAGATGGACGGCTGCCCGATCGTGGCGCTCGGCTCGGATGCCGCGCGTCAGGGCCCCGAGGTCAAGGCGGAATTCGAAGCGGGCATCAAAGCGCATCTCGACGTGCTCGGCGGCCTCATCGCCGGGACCGGCGATGAAGCCTCGCGGGGCAAGGCCATGGCCATTCTCGCGACGATGGTCGGCGCGGTGACGCTGTCGCGCGCCATCAACGACCCCGATCTGGCTCAGGCCGTTCTGGATGCCGCAGCCGAACAGGTTCGCGACACCGCTGCCGCTTGA